From one Bdellovibrionota bacterium genomic stretch:
- the mce gene encoding methylmalonyl-CoA epimerase, with protein sequence MILGLDHIGVAVESLEKGLESYSKKLGFHHHHTEEVPNTEEVPTENVRVALLFGGPDRVELLEPTSDQSPIALFLKKRGPGVHHLAFRVDDIEKEIARLRGEGVQLIEPAPRPGAEGAKVAFIHPKSTGGVLIELVERARRGHSQKPAE encoded by the coding sequence TTGATCCTCGGGCTTGACCATATCGGCGTGGCCGTCGAATCGCTCGAAAAGGGGCTCGAATCGTATTCTAAGAAGCTCGGCTTTCACCATCATCATACGGAAGAGGTACCTAATACGGAAGAGGTACCTACGGAAAATGTGCGCGTCGCACTGCTTTTCGGTGGACCCGATCGTGTGGAATTACTAGAGCCGACATCGGATCAATCGCCTATTGCCCTGTTCCTCAAGAAGCGGGGTCCGGGCGTGCATCATTTGGCCTTTCGCGTGGACGACATCGAGAAAGAGATCGCGCGCCTTCGGGGTGAGGGCGTTCAACTGATCGAACCTGCACCCCGGCCGGGGGCCGAGGGTGCCAAAGTCGCCTTCATTCATCCCAAATCGACGGGGGGCGTCTTAATCGAGCTCGTGGAGCGGGCCCGGCGCGGGCATTCGCAAAAGCCGGCCGAATGA